Proteins encoded in a region of the Haloglomus salinum genome:
- a CDS encoding GMC family oxidoreductase N-terminal domain-containing protein — protein MSNPHEDPDVIIIGAGADGPAAAWALADKHGLDVLMIEAGPFHGNTKWPTPHADEGGTISNDPDDLDGKLLDSQYTHLENGANDPTAGYLRVGPPDHSRAPWFRNLHQNAFIWQVAAVGGTTTHYFGNHPRGYPTAFDDQPHWGDIDYADMVPYYQENEENTSTQQAPMTGKEEVFIHGASEEKAGEYPLIETKNVTETGWRPQANSVEVPGRQTTNGEELDSDYTGTFDYEDGFRGDTLAADHFQGSSTPVNAPVRDKARKSSNIGYVPIALDTNEDPEKGNVAIRPNTFVTNINTDSGPAGDLEATGVDIRDTWSGTTETIEADTVVLAAGCIESPRLWLNSGLPNTNGWVGKGLTTHWFDWVVGTYDDDTVADITDAGHMDPYKGQNSAVRFDKPGVGGLEDIGMSPGLVSFADYLFTEAGYSFENNVAEGEPWDTRGYVVGKELKRKMSNYKNTKALLVLTDDRPRKENGVSLDDAFSDEHGPVPKVRYEPGREDDERRDELARIAANIHRNAGAKHVHRSEWPPLLLHMQSSMRIGPVLDQGAEAHDVQRLFVADHSALANGVGGPNPTNSGQALALRTADVIAQRYFDYNEDRGFL, from the coding sequence ATGAGCAACCCCCACGAGGACCCCGACGTCATCATCATCGGCGCGGGCGCGGACGGTCCCGCCGCGGCCTGGGCGCTGGCGGACAAGCACGGCCTGGACGTGCTGATGATCGAGGCCGGCCCGTTCCACGGGAACACGAAGTGGCCCACTCCCCACGCCGACGAGGGGGGCACCATCAGCAACGACCCGGACGACCTCGACGGGAAACTGCTCGACTCGCAGTACACCCACCTCGAGAACGGTGCGAACGACCCGACCGCGGGCTACCTTCGCGTCGGCCCACCGGACCACAGCCGCGCGCCGTGGTTCCGGAACCTGCATCAGAACGCGTTCATCTGGCAGGTCGCGGCCGTCGGCGGCACCACCACTCACTACTTCGGCAACCACCCCCGCGGCTACCCGACCGCGTTCGACGACCAGCCCCACTGGGGCGACATCGACTACGCGGACATGGTGCCGTACTACCAGGAGAACGAGGAGAACACCTCCACCCAGCAGGCCCCGATGACGGGCAAGGAGGAGGTGTTCATCCACGGCGCCAGCGAGGAGAAGGCCGGCGAGTACCCACTCATCGAGACCAAGAACGTCACGGAGACGGGCTGGCGGCCCCAGGCCAACTCCGTCGAGGTGCCCGGGCGCCAGACCACGAACGGCGAGGAACTCGACTCGGACTACACCGGCACGTTCGACTACGAGGACGGCTTCCGCGGGGACACGCTGGCGGCCGACCACTTCCAGGGCTCCTCGACGCCGGTCAACGCGCCGGTTCGTGACAAGGCCCGCAAATCCAGCAACATCGGCTACGTTCCCATCGCGCTGGACACCAACGAGGACCCAGAGAAGGGCAACGTCGCCATCCGTCCCAACACGTTCGTCACAAACATCAATACGGACAGCGGTCCCGCGGGCGACCTGGAGGCGACCGGCGTCGACATCCGCGACACCTGGTCCGGGACGACCGAGACCATCGAGGCCGACACGGTCGTCCTCGCCGCCGGCTGCATCGAGTCACCGCGGCTCTGGCTCAACTCCGGCCTGCCGAACACGAACGGCTGGGTCGGCAAGGGGCTGACCACCCACTGGTTCGACTGGGTCGTCGGCACCTACGACGACGACACCGTCGCGGACATCACCGACGCCGGCCACATGGACCCGTACAAGGGGCAGAACTCCGCGGTCCGGTTCGACAAGCCCGGCGTCGGCGGCCTCGAGGACATCGGCATGTCCCCGGGACTCGTCTCCTTCGCCGACTACCTGTTCACGGAGGCCGGCTACTCCTTCGAGAACAACGTCGCGGAGGGCGAGCCCTGGGACACCCGAGGCTACGTCGTCGGCAAGGAGCTCAAGCGGAAGATGTCGAACTACAAGAACACGAAGGCGCTGCTCGTCCTCACCGACGACCGGCCACGCAAGGAGAACGGGGTCTCCCTGGACGACGCCTTCTCCGACGAGCACGGTCCAGTGCCGAAGGTCCGGTACGAACCCGGGCGCGAGGACGACGAGCGGCGCGACGAGCTGGCACGCATCGCGGCCAACATCCATCGCAACGCCGGGGCCAAGCACGTCCACCGGTCGGAGTGGCCGCCGCTGCTGCTCCACATGCAGTCCTCGATGCGCATCGGCCCGGTGCTGGACCAGGGTGCCGAAGCCCACGATGTCCAGCGCCTGTTCGTCGCGGACCACTCCGCGCTCGCCAACGGCGTCGGCGGGCCGAACCCGACGAACTCCGGCCAGGCGCTCGCGCTCCGCACGGCCGACGTCATCGCACAGCGCTACTTCGACTACAACGAGGACCGCGGGTTCCTCTAG
- a CDS encoding TrmB family transcriptional regulator, giving the protein MSDDARADADDEDAVAALERLGLSNYEARSFVALQRLGTGTARDVHEETGIPRSQVYGAADELEERGLVSVQQSRPKRYRPVELEEARERLTAEFERDREAAFDHLERVRREPGPSQERQEDVWTITGSDAIDTRMTALTEEAKQRVAVATDEAAYLPDETFEALRRFHADGGEVVAISRTAAIRESFEAEGMVAVAPPEQLVDPDNDRSARLVLVDEDALLLSVLADEEIAIWSEHTTFARVFGGLLRQGLLGAADGDPDDGTGGA; this is encoded by the coding sequence ATGAGCGACGACGCCCGGGCCGACGCCGACGACGAGGACGCGGTCGCGGCGCTGGAGCGACTCGGCCTCTCGAACTACGAGGCCCGGTCGTTCGTCGCCCTCCAGCGGCTCGGCACCGGTACCGCGCGCGATGTCCACGAGGAGACTGGCATCCCTCGCTCGCAGGTGTACGGCGCGGCCGACGAACTCGAGGAGCGGGGGCTGGTGAGCGTCCAGCAGTCCCGACCGAAACGGTACCGTCCCGTCGAACTCGAGGAGGCCCGCGAGCGACTCACCGCGGAGTTCGAGCGCGACCGCGAGGCCGCGTTCGACCACCTCGAACGGGTCCGCCGGGAGCCCGGTCCCAGCCAGGAGCGCCAGGAGGACGTCTGGACTATCACCGGCTCCGACGCCATCGACACCCGGATGACCGCGCTCACGGAGGAGGCCAAGCAACGGGTCGCCGTCGCGACCGACGAGGCCGCGTACCTCCCGGACGAGACGTTCGAGGCGTTGCGGCGCTTCCACGCCGACGGCGGCGAGGTCGTCGCCATCTCGCGGACGGCGGCCATCCGGGAGTCGTTCGAGGCCGAGGGGATGGTCGCCGTCGCTCCGCCGGAGCAGCTCGTCGACCCCGACAACGACCGGAGCGCACGGCTTGTCCTCGTCGACGAGGACGCGCTCCTGCTGAGCGTGCTGGCCGACGAGGAGATCGCCATCTGGAGCGAGCACACCACCTTCGCCCGCGTCTTCGGCGGCCTGCTCCGCCAGGGACTGCTCGGCGCGGCCGACGGGGACCCGGACGACGGAACCGGGGGGGCGTAG
- a CDS encoding IclR family transcriptional regulator produces MDAGDDYPVGAVKVTHDVIELLAERGPTGVTAVAEALDIPKSTAYDHLRTLAAVGYAVNEDGSYRASTRLFHAGRRARDDHELYAHGRDEALSLDRNTAEGRHVQLVVVEHGRGAILFATRWQRERRSAQPARAYPMQVRLHSNAPGKAILAELPDKRVDEVLAEGLPPVTDRTVTDERDLRTELEAVRSQGYATDDEELIRGMRGIAAPIVTERGVRGAVAVYGSGDRMPADPATELAEPVRGAARTIEANIIFGGD; encoded by the coding sequence ATGGACGCCGGCGACGACTACCCAGTGGGCGCGGTCAAGGTGACCCACGACGTCATCGAACTGCTGGCCGAACGGGGCCCGACCGGGGTGACCGCCGTCGCGGAGGCGCTGGATATCCCGAAGAGCACCGCGTACGACCACCTCCGGACGCTGGCAGCGGTCGGTTACGCGGTCAACGAGGACGGGTCCTACCGTGCCAGCACCCGACTGTTCCACGCGGGTCGGCGGGCGCGTGACGACCACGAACTGTACGCTCACGGCCGGGACGAGGCACTCTCGCTCGACCGGAACACCGCGGAGGGGCGCCACGTCCAGCTCGTCGTGGTGGAACACGGGCGCGGGGCTATCCTGTTCGCCACGCGGTGGCAGCGCGAGCGCCGCTCGGCCCAGCCCGCCCGCGCCTACCCCATGCAGGTTCGGCTCCACTCCAATGCCCCTGGCAAGGCGATTCTGGCCGAGCTGCCCGACAAGCGGGTCGACGAGGTCCTCGCGGAGGGGCTTCCACCCGTCACCGACCGGACCGTGACCGACGAGCGTGACCTCCGTACGGAACTGGAGGCAGTCCGGAGCCAGGGGTACGCGACCGACGACGAGGAGCTCATCCGTGGAATGCGTGGGATCGCGGCCCCCATCGTGACCGAGCGGGGCGTCCGCGGCGCCGTGGCCGTCTACGGCTCCGGCGACCGGATGCCCGCTGACCCGGCCACGGAGCTGGCCGAACCCGTGCGGGGGGCCGCTCGGACCATCGAGGCGAACATCATCTTCGGTGGGGACTGA